The genome window CGGCGTTTCTGGTGCGCAACGGCCGTAGCTACCTGCTCTACCTCGGCGACACCGGTGCCGATGCAGTGGAGCAAAGCCAGCATCTGCGCGCGGTGTGGCAGGCCGTGCAGCCCTTGGTTAAAGCCCGCCAGCTCAAGGCCATCTTCATCGAAGCTTCCTACCCGAATTCTCAGCCAGTAAAACAACTGTTTGGCCACCTCACTCCGGCGCTGCTCATGCAGGAAATGCAGGTGCTAAGTCAGTTGACCGGCCCAGCGGCTTTGTGGGGGCTGCCGGTGGTCATCACCCATCTCAAGCCTTCGCCCGGCAATGAAGCCGCCATCAAACAGCAACTCACCGACGCCAACAAGCTCCACCTACAGCTACTATTTCCGGAGCAAGGGCAGCGGCTGGAGTTCTGAAGATGTGTTCAGCAGGTAGACTTTCTCGCACCACTCGTTCCAACCGTACTAGCTTAGCGCCATGGCTTTACTCCACCTGTGCAACGTAGCCCTGCGCTATGGCTGGCTGCTCCTGCTGCTCGCCCCGGCAGCTTACGCCCAAAGTCAGCCGCCCCAAAAGGAGCCGTTCGTGCTCGGTCACACTGACCGTATTAAGTCGACTCAGCTGCAGGAGGAGCGCGTGCTGAATATTTATCTGCCAGAGGGTTACGCCAATGATCCGAAAGTCACGTACCCCGTGATTTACCTGCTAGATGGGTCCGCGGACGAAGACTTCATCCACATCGTGGGCCTGGTGCAATACCTCACGTTTCCCTGGATTGATGTGCTACCCAAGTCCATTGTGGTGGGCATTGGCACGGTTGACAGAAGGCGAGACTTCACCTTCCCAACTCGCAACAAAAAAGACTTGCAAGACTTCCCGACCACGGGCAAATCGGCGGCTTTTATGCGCTTTATCGAGCAGGACCTACAACCGTACGTGGAGCGAACCTACCGCACCAACGGCCAGAAAACCCTTATCGGCCAGTCGTTGGGCGGCTTGTTGGCCACGGAAGTGCTGCTAAAAAAGCCGGCACTGTTTAACACCTACATCATTGCTAGCCCCAGCCTGTGGTGGGACAATGAATCACTGGTAACCCAGGCCCCTGCCTTGCTGAAGCAAGCTGCTCCTACTACCCCGGCCAACGTGTTTGTGGCCCTCGGCAACGAAGGACCTGAGATGAAGAAGGCCACGGAGGCTATGGTTGCCCTTCTGCGGGCCGCACCGGCCAGAGCTGGCCGCGTTGCGTACGTGCCCTTTCCGGAAGAAACCCACGCGACCATTCTGCACCGGGCAGTATACAAAGCATTCGAAACCTTGTATAAGAAGCCGAAATAAGCGCGTAGCCGTTGGCCAATACAAGACCAGTAGCGGGCAACACCGGCCTAGCAGACGTGGAGAAGGACGGCGTATCTTTCCCGTTCATTCTTGCCGGTTTATGAAACGACTTTCCTTCCTGCTGCTTGCGGGCTTCATGGGTACTGCTGCTCAGGCCCAAACCGTTCATTCGCCCACAAACAAGCTTACGCTCAACTTTCAACTCAGCCCTAGCGGCGAGCCAACTTACCAGGTACGGTTCGGGGCGAAACCCGTGCTCAAGCCCAGCCGCCTCGGAATGCTCTTGCAGGGGCAGCCGGCTCTGGACAAGGGCCTGACCATTGCGCGGGTTGATTCCAGCCAGCACGATGATACCTGGCAGCCGGTATGGGGCGAGGTCAAGCACATCCGGAACCGCTACAAAGAGCTGGCCGTGACCCTGCAACAGCCCGCCAGCAACGGCCGCCGGGTAGTAGTGCGCTTTCGCCTCTACGACGACGGGGTAGGGTTCCGCTACGAGTTTCCGCAGCAACCGGGCCTGAGCTACTTTGTGGTGCAACAGGAACTGACCGAGTTTAACCTACCCGCCGACCACAAGACCTTCTGGATTCCTGGCGACTACGACTCCAACGAGTACACCTATACCACGTCCCGCCTCAGCCAGGTCAACAGCGCCCCCATCGAGGCCATTCAGTTGAAGTCGGACCCGAAGCGCGTGCAAACCCCGCTCATGCTCAAGTCTGATGATGGGCTGTACGTGAACCTGCACGAGGCGGCCCTGGTCAATTACCCAGCTATGATGCTGGACGTGGACACCCAAACCTTTGGGCTGCGTAGCCACCTAGTGCCCTCGGTTACCGGCGCAGCCGCCTACCTGCAAGCGCCGGAGCATACGCCCTGGCGCACCATTGTAGTAAGTGACAAGGCGACCGAGGTACTGGCCAGCAAGCTGATTCTGAACCTGAACGAGCCCACTGCCTTCGCCACCACCACCTGGATTAAGCCCCAGAAATTCGTGGGCGTGTGGTGGGAGATGCACGTCAACAAAGCCAGCTGGAACTACGCCGATACCAGCAATATCAAGTTGGCTGGCACCGACTGGAGCCGCCTCAAGCCCAACGGCCACCACGGCGCTAACACCCAGAACGTAAAGCGCTACATCGACTTTGCCGCCAAGCATGGCTTGCAGAGCGTGCTCGTGGAGGGCTGGAACGTGGGCTGGGAGGACTGGGCCGGCAACTGGAAGGAGGAGGTATTCGACTTTGTAACGCCCTACCCCGATTTCAGCGTGCCGGAATTGCAGCAGTACGCCGCCAGCAAGGGCGTGAAGCTGATGATGCACCACGAAACCAGCTCCTCCGTCACTAATTATGAGCGTCGGCAGGATGCCGCTTACCGCTTCATGAAGCAGTACGGCTACGAGGCCGTAAAAACCGGCTATGTGGGCCGCATCATCCCGCGCGGAGAGCATCACGACGGCCAGTGGATGGTCAACCACTACAACCGCACCGCCCAGAAAACCGGCGAAAACCAGATCATGGTGGACATGCACGAGTCGGTGCGCCCGACGGGTCTGCACCGCACCTACCCGAACTGGCTAGCCTCCGAAGCGGCCCGGGGCAACGAGTTTAACGCCTGGAGCACGGGCAACCCACCTGAACACGAAACCATTCTGCCCTTTACCCGCCTCATGGGCGGCCCCATGGACTACACCCCCGGTATCTTCCAAATCAAGCTGGAAGGCTGGAACCCGCAGCGCAACCAGGGCAAGCAAGTGCACACCACCCTGGCTAAGCAGCTGGCCCTCTACGTAACGCTCTACAGCCCCGTGCAAATGGCCGCCGATCTGCCCGAAGCCTACGAGCAACACCTCGACGCCTTCCAGTTCATCAAAGACGTAGCCGTGGATTGGGATGACACCCGCATTCTGCTGGCCGAGCCCGGCGACTACCTCACCACGGCCCGCAAAGCCAAGGGCAAGGAGGAGTGGTATTTAGGCTCCATCACCGACGAACAGGCCCGCACCCAAACCGTGAAGCTAGACTTTCTTACCCCCGGTACCCGGTACGAAGCCACCATTTATGCCGACGCTAAAAGTGCCTCCTGGGACAAGAACCCCATGGCCTACCAAATCCGCAAGCAGAAAGTGGATAGCAAGTCGGTGCTCAAGCTGCAGCTAGCTGCGGGGGGCGGGGCAGCGGTGAGTATCAAGCCCGTAGGGAAATAGCTTAGACTTAAGCAACCCCTTGAACGCTGAGAAAGCAGCAGTGTCCAGCGGCGGAAACCAGTTCGGTATATTGCTGCTACCCCTTTGTACCTAGTGTAATTATCACGTAATGTCTTTTTTGAAAACAGCTTTCAAACGCAGCCTGGCTGTATTCCTTACTACTGGCCTGCTGACTAGCTGCAAATCCGATACGCCGGATGCGCCAGTGCCCGTTACCCCGCCCGTAGCCACTACGCCCCCACAATACGGGACTCCTTTTACGGGCGTGCCTAACCGCGAGGATGCCGTGCTATACCAGGTGAACATGCGCGCGTTTAGTCAAAGCGGCAACTTCGCGGGCGTAACAGCCCGCCTGGATTCCATTAAGGCATTGGGCGCAAACGTGGTGTATCTGATGCCCATTTATCCGATTGGGGATGTACGAAGCGTGAACTCGCCTTACGCCGTAAAGGACTACACCGCCGTGAGCCCCGAGTTTGGTACGCTCACCGACCTGCGGACGCTGGTTGACGCCGCCCACAGTCGGGGCCTGAGTGTGCTGTTGGATTGGGTGGCAAATCATACCAGCTGGGATAATGCCTGGGTTACGCAGCACCCGGAGTGGTACCTGCGCAATGCCACCGGCGTCATCCAGAGCCCGCCCAATACCAATTATACCGACGTAGCCCAGCTCAATTTTGCCAGCGCCCCCATGCGCCTAGCCATGATTGCGGCCATGAAATCGTGGGTATACACGGCCAACGTCGATGGTTTCCGCTTCGACTATGCCGATGCGCCGCCTCTTGACTTCTGGAAGCAAGCCGTGGATACGCTGCGCAACGTGAAGTCTCATAAGCTGCTGCTGCTGGCCGAAGGCAACCGGAACGCCAACTTCTCGGCGGGCTTCGATTATACCTTCGGCTTCAATTTCTACGGCGGCTTCTGGGATGTATATCGCCGGAACGCTGCCGCCACTACCTTCGATGAGCTTAATACCAGCGAATATGCGGGAGCTATGGGTACCCAGCAGGTAGTGCGCTACATCACTAACCACGATGTAAACGGCTCCGATGGCACCCCCGTAGCGTTGTTCGGCGGCAAAGCCGGAGCCATGTCGGCATTCGTTATTGCCTCCTGCTACAAAGGAGTGCCTATGATCTACAATGGTCAGGAAGTAGGCATGACCACGGCCATTCCTTTTCCATTCACCTTCGTGAAAGTGAACTGGGGTAGCCAACCCGATGTAACCAAAGCCTACAAGCAGCTACTGGCCGCCCGCGCCGGCAGTGCGGCCCTGCGGCGGGGCATGCCCACGGCCTACAGCACGGCGGACGTATGCGCCTTCACCAAAACGGCCGGTACTGAGCAGGCCCTAGTGCTGGTAAATGTGCGCAACAGCGCCAAGCAGTACGTGCTGCCTGCCGCACTAGCCAACACTACCTGGACCAATGCCCTGCAAGGAGGTTCCCTCACGCTGGGCACCCAGATTTCGCTGCCCGCTTACGGGTATGTGGTCTTGAAGAAATAAGGTAGCAAGAAGGCGGCCTGAGCTTCATCCCAAGCAAGCAAGTCCGCTCGTACACCGTGAAGCTGTAGCTAGCTGCGGGGGGCGGGGCGGCGGTGAGTATCAAGCCCGTAGGGAAGTAGGGCCGGCGCTGGGCGCCGTAAAATCATTGCTTGAAATGACTAGATTGGGAGCCGCTACCCAACCAACTATCCAGTTCAAGCAATGAGAAAACTACCTGCCCTTGTGTGCGGAGCAACCCTGCTGTTCACGGCTACCTCATCGTCGGTTGCTCCTAGGGGTTGGGAGCCCCTTCTTGATAAGAAGTTGAGTAAGTGGCAGATTTATCAGAGCTACCGTCATCAGCTCGGCTACAAAGGGCAGCCGCCCACTGATGCCCAGGGCCAACCGCTGCCGCCCATTGGCTACAACAAGAACGAGGCAAACGTTTTCTCGGTGCTGATGCAGGAGGGCAAACCAGTACTGCGCATCAGCGGCGAAATCTACGGGTGCGTGTTCACCAAGCAGGATTTTCGCAATTACGACCTGAAGCTGAAGGTGAAATGGGGCACGAAAAAGTGGGTGCCCCGGCTAGATGAGCCCCTGGACAGCGGCATCCTCTACAACAGTCAGGGCGAGTGCGGCGTGGACTATTGGCGCAGTTGGATGCTGAGCCAGGAGTTTCAGGTATCGGAGGGGCAGCGGGGCAATGCCATGGGCGACTTCTGGTGTATTGCCAACTCCACCGCCGAAATCAACGCCGCTTATAACCCAACCAAGGATACCCTACGCTACAACCCTGCCGCCGCTCCCATAACTATGGGCCGCGGCGGACCGGGGTTTTGCCAGGCATCTGGTAACTACGAAGTGCCGAACGGACAGTGGAATGAGTTGGAGCTTATCAGCGTGAACGGCCAAAGTGTGCACATCGTGAACGGCCACGTAGTGCTGGCCCTAAACAACTCCGCCGCTGTCGTGAATGGGCAGCGCCAGCCCCTTACCCACGGCAAAATTCAGCTGCAAAGCGAGGCCGCCGAGGTGTTTTATAAGGACATTATGATCAAGCCACTGGATGCCATGCCCGCCCAGTATGCCAGATACTTCAAGTAGAAAACCCTCTCTACTACAGCAAAAGGCCCCAGCTACGTAGCTGGGGCTTTTTGCTGTAGTAGAGAGGGTTACTGCCCTGGCGAGTACGTGCGCTCGGTGTGTTGTTTGATGTCCTCGGGGTAAAAGAATACGTCTTTGAAGTTTTCTTCGACATACAAGCCGGCTTGGTCAGTGAAGTGAGCAGAGGCGGGCTGGTTGCTATTACCGCCGGCCAGTACGGACCGGGCTTTAACCCGGGGGCCAAACTCGACTACCGCAATAAAGCTGTTCCCGACGCTGCCGTAGCGCTTTTTGGTGCCGGGGTAGGCGCGGGAGCCGAAGGCGGCCAGGGAGCCCCAAGCCGAAGAGGTAAAGGCGACGGGCAGGCTGGGCTTCTGGTCATCGTAGGTTTCCTGAATGTTGCCGGTGAGGCGCTGGAAACGGTTCACCTCGCCCCAAGGCTTCTGCCAGGTGCCAAAGTCGCGGGTTAGCTCCTCAATGGTTTCTTCTAGGGCCGCTACCTTTTCCTGTGGAGTGGTGTTGGCAATGGCGAATTTGGTCAGGCTGATGTAGTCCAGCGTCTGGTTAGCGGGCACCCGGGGGCGGGCCAAGCGCAGTATTTTCTCGCCCCAGTACGTGGCCAGCGTCTGCCCAACGGAGGCTTTCGCGTAGCGCTTGTCCCAGGCTTGCAGCACCTTCATAGCTTCCACTACCTCGCCCTCCGGCGGGTTTGGGCTGTCCACCACGAATTGAAAGTCCTTGGCTAGCGCCGGAATCAACTCCTCAAAACCGGCCAGATACGGATCCTTGGCGGCGGCAATCAGCGTGTCCAACGTGAAAACTGATTTGCGGCTGAGCACGCGCACGGCGTTAATGCCACGGTAGTTTTCCGCATCAGGAGCCATGTAGGCCGGATACTTTTCCTTGGCCGGACTGCTCGGGCCCGAAACGGTGAAAGGCGTGGAGTTGCAGTTCTGAATCCAGCCGCTGGCCGGGTTCATCACCTGCACCAGCTCGGCGGCCTTGTGCAGGCCTTGCCACTCGGTTTTGGGGTTGCTACCGTCCACCGGCTGACTCCAGTCGAACTGCGAGTTGCGCTTGGGCATGAAGTTGCCGTGCCAGTAGGCAATGGTGCCCTTGCTGTCGGCAAATACGGTATTGTTGGAGGCGTTGCCGTTGAGCTTAAGTGTCTTCTGGAAGCTGGCGTAGTCG of Hymenobacter sublimis contains these proteins:
- a CDS encoding alpha/beta hydrolase, yielding MALLHLCNVALRYGWLLLLLAPAAYAQSQPPQKEPFVLGHTDRIKSTQLQEERVLNIYLPEGYANDPKVTYPVIYLLDGSADEDFIHIVGLVQYLTFPWIDVLPKSIVVGIGTVDRRRDFTFPTRNKKDLQDFPTTGKSAAFMRFIEQDLQPYVERTYRTNGQKTLIGQSLGGLLATEVLLKKPALFNTYIIASPSLWWDNESLVTQAPALLKQAAPTTPANVFVALGNEGPEMKKATEAMVALLRAAPARAGRVAYVPFPEETHATILHRAVYKAFETLYKKPK
- a CDS encoding glycoside hydrolase family 97 protein; protein product: MKRLSFLLLAGFMGTAAQAQTVHSPTNKLTLNFQLSPSGEPTYQVRFGAKPVLKPSRLGMLLQGQPALDKGLTIARVDSSQHDDTWQPVWGEVKHIRNRYKELAVTLQQPASNGRRVVVRFRLYDDGVGFRYEFPQQPGLSYFVVQQELTEFNLPADHKTFWIPGDYDSNEYTYTTSRLSQVNSAPIEAIQLKSDPKRVQTPLMLKSDDGLYVNLHEAALVNYPAMMLDVDTQTFGLRSHLVPSVTGAAAYLQAPEHTPWRTIVVSDKATEVLASKLILNLNEPTAFATTTWIKPQKFVGVWWEMHVNKASWNYADTSNIKLAGTDWSRLKPNGHHGANTQNVKRYIDFAAKHGLQSVLVEGWNVGWEDWAGNWKEEVFDFVTPYPDFSVPELQQYAASKGVKLMMHHETSSSVTNYERRQDAAYRFMKQYGYEAVKTGYVGRIIPRGEHHDGQWMVNHYNRTAQKTGENQIMVDMHESVRPTGLHRTYPNWLASEAARGNEFNAWSTGNPPEHETILPFTRLMGGPMDYTPGIFQIKLEGWNPQRNQGKQVHTTLAKQLALYVTLYSPVQMAADLPEAYEQHLDAFQFIKDVAVDWDDTRILLAEPGDYLTTARKAKGKEEWYLGSITDEQARTQTVKLDFLTPGTRYEATIYADAKSASWDKNPMAYQIRKQKVDSKSVLKLQLAAGGGAAVSIKPVGK
- a CDS encoding penicillin acylase family protein, with the translated sequence MRYRVLLGLLLPAAGAQAQAFTPAEIARWQQQAKQVTITRDTWSVPHVQGKTDADAVFGLLYAQCEDDFPRVETNYLDAIGRLAEVEGESAIYHDLRARLFMDSTQAISLYKKSPAWMKQLLNAFADGTNYYLYSHPAVKPRLLRRFQPWMPLMFSEGSIGGNISVVPLERLKNFYANRKSTSWQRPDFEKAEREPVGSNGFAVAPAKSASGHALLLINPHTSFYFRPEVQVTSQAGLNAYGAVTWGQFFVYQGFNEHCGWMHTSSQADSMDEYLETIELKDGKPHYRYGAKLRPVQVATISIPYLHEGKIQRKQFTTYRTHHGPVVGQQAENKWVTVRMMDTPLQALEQSFLRTKATDYASFQKTLKLNGNASNNTVFADSKGTIAYWHGNFMPKRNSQFDWSQPVDGSNPKTEWQGLHKAAELVQVMNPASGWIQNCNSTPFTVSGPSSPAKEKYPAYMAPDAENYRGINAVRVLSRKSVFTLDTLIAAAKDPYLAGFEELIPALAKDFQFVVDSPNPPEGEVVEAMKVLQAWDKRYAKASVGQTLATYWGEKILRLARPRVPANQTLDYISLTKFAIANTTPQEKVAALEETIEELTRDFGTWQKPWGEVNRFQRLTGNIQETYDDQKPSLPVAFTSSAWGSLAAFGSRAYPGTKKRYGSVGNSFIAVVEFGPRVKARSVLAGGNSNQPASAHFTDQAGLYVEENFKDVFFYPEDIKQHTERTYSPGQ
- a CDS encoding 3-keto-disaccharide hydrolase; this encodes MRKLPALVCGATLLFTATSSSVAPRGWEPLLDKKLSKWQIYQSYRHQLGYKGQPPTDAQGQPLPPIGYNKNEANVFSVLMQEGKPVLRISGEIYGCVFTKQDFRNYDLKLKVKWGTKKWVPRLDEPLDSGILYNSQGECGVDYWRSWMLSQEFQVSEGQRGNAMGDFWCIANSTAEINAAYNPTKDTLRYNPAAAPITMGRGGPGFCQASGNYEVPNGQWNELELISVNGQSVHIVNGHVVLALNNSAAVVNGQRQPLTHGKIQLQSEAAEVFYKDIMIKPLDAMPAQYARYFK
- a CDS encoding alpha-amylase family glycosyl hydrolase, with product MSFLKTAFKRSLAVFLTTGLLTSCKSDTPDAPVPVTPPVATTPPQYGTPFTGVPNREDAVLYQVNMRAFSQSGNFAGVTARLDSIKALGANVVYLMPIYPIGDVRSVNSPYAVKDYTAVSPEFGTLTDLRTLVDAAHSRGLSVLLDWVANHTSWDNAWVTQHPEWYLRNATGVIQSPPNTNYTDVAQLNFASAPMRLAMIAAMKSWVYTANVDGFRFDYADAPPLDFWKQAVDTLRNVKSHKLLLLAEGNRNANFSAGFDYTFGFNFYGGFWDVYRRNAAATTFDELNTSEYAGAMGTQQVVRYITNHDVNGSDGTPVALFGGKAGAMSAFVIASCYKGVPMIYNGQEVGMTTAIPFPFTFVKVNWGSQPDVTKAYKQLLAARAGSAALRRGMPTAYSTADVCAFTKTAGTEQALVLVNVRNSAKQYVLPAALANTTWTNALQGGSLTLGTQISLPAYGYVVLKK